Within Equus quagga isolate Etosha38 unplaced genomic scaffold, UCLA_HA_Equagga_1.0 72160_RagTag, whole genome shotgun sequence, the genomic segment CAGTGGAAAGAGCCCTAGATGTGGTGTCAACTGACCTGGATTCTAATTCCCTCTTCACATCACCATTATGAGTCCTGGCCCACAGGACTGAGTTCAAGAAGACAAGGCTTCACGTGGTATCCCCTATCCTCTCTTCTTAcccaatcattttatttatttatttcagatttcAGGAGAGTGGTATACCATTATCTTGGCTTCAGACGTCAaggaaaagatagaagaaaacGGTAGCATGAGTGTTTTTGCAGACCTCATCCGTGTCTTGGACAACTCTTCTCTGTACTTTAAACTTCATGCAAAGTAAGTCTGGCCTTTTTCACTTGGGAAAGGAAAAAGCGAAGCCTGAGTATGGTCTTGAacctctatacacacacacacacgtacacctGCCTTCTGGGCCTGTATCCAAAATGAGAGTCCCTCATCTGGCACTGATCTAGGGCTTGATGAACCTGGGGCTTTTCTAGATTCAGAGATAAGAATTGGTGACAAGAATAGATTTAAATGAAAGTGGAGGAGGTAAGGGGTAGAGAGGTATCAGAATCTTCAATAGTGTTAGAGGATGTGTAATCAACAACCTATCTAGCTCCTGAATCTCTCTTACTGGTAGTGTGACCAAGAAAACTCATCTCTTCCCACCCAAATTCCCCTTGGGTAAAAGAGGATGATAATAATTCTCCCTCGTGGTTTTTTGTGAGGACCAAGTGAGGTAATGTTTATTTATCTGAGAGGCTGGCACAGGGTGAGCACTCAGCCAGTTACCAAGACAAGTAGCTGTAATAACAGTAATAGTGGGACGTAATGGTAGAGTAACAGGGATAGGAGTAGTTGAGTCATTCTCAAAGTATCAAATAGAGTGAATGATGGaaataaaagctctttgaaaaTTGCACAAAAAATTGTTAAACAGTAAGTGGACAGAAACTCAAGTTA encodes:
- the LOC124234162 gene encoding major allergen Equ c 1-like, which translates into the protein MKLLLLCLGLILVCAQQEENSDVALRNFDISKISGEWYTIILASDVKEKIEENGSMSVFADLIRVLDNSSLYFKLHAK